Within Estrella lausannensis, the genomic segment GCGGAACACCTTCTAGAGAAAGGGATCCCATCACCAAGGCAAATAACAGTAGAACTCTGCTCATAGACTCACCGTTAAAAAATCATTAGCTCATCTATAAGTGACTCGGTTATTTTAGCCAACAAGCAATAAAATTATTATTTTGCATCAGCAATCAAGAAGATAAGGAAGATACCGAAAGCCTCTCAAAAATTGGGCTTTCTCACAGGCAAAACTCTAAATTTTGAGACACTTTCGGTAAATATAGACAAACAATTTTTGATATATTAAAATCAACGAAATCATTTATTAAGCAAGCCATCTTCATGTTTACTGTCTAAGTAATCACATCTTTTTTGTTCCGGATAAAGCCCAGAGCGGCCGGTTCTTCCTAAACATCTGCCGTTGATCACAACCACTGCCGTTTAAAAGTTTCAGAGACAAAAAGCGTGTTTACGCACCAACCCATTGAATTTCAGGAGCACCCCTTTGTTTAACAAAGAAACCAAATACCTATTTCTCATCATCTCGATTTTCATTGCTGCATGCATTGAAACGGATATATTTCTGCCGGCGATGACCGACATGATGATTTACTTCTCTGTCGGTGAAGATATGATCCAGAGCCTGTTGACCTGGAATTTCGTGGGCATTTGCATCTCATGCCCACTCTACGGACCACTATCCGATGCGTTCGGAAGAAAAAGACCTCTTCTGATAGCTCTCGGACTGTTTTTAGTGGGAAGCATCCTGACGACTACCGCCACCGGATTCAACATGATGTTATTCGGCAGGGTACTGCAAGGGTTGGGAAGCGGTGGATGCTTCACATTGGGAACGGCGATCATTTTCGACTCCTTTCAGGAAGAAAAAGCGATCCTGGCAATTAACCGCATCAACTCGATCGTACCATTCATCATGGCGGGGGCTCCTATGCTTGGAGGATACTTGAATTACACCTTTGGGTTCAGATCCAACTTCGTTGCCATCGCGATCGTTGTAATGGGAAGCTTATCGACATCTCTGTTCCTGTTTAAAGAGACTCTCCCTGAAAATGCACGGAAGCCCTTTAACATGCGGAAGGTGGCCAGCGATTTCAAGACGCTTTCTCTAAGCATTCCCTTTTGGCAGGCAATCCTTGTCGTCTGCCTGACCTTTGCCGGCTACTTAGCGTTTCTCTCCACCGTATCGGTCCTCTATGTCATAGAGCTTGGCGTCAGCAAAGACTCTATCCCCGCCTTTCAGGCGGCGCTGCTTGGCACTTGGCTGATTGCCAACTTAGCGTGCGGCAGAGCCATTGCCAAATGGGGAGCAGGTACGGTTAAAAAGACAGGAACCGCTCTCTTTACAGCGGGAGGAGTCGGACTTTTAACAGCCGCTTGGGCTGCACCGAAAGACCCCTATCTGCTCACGGGAGCAATGACTTTCTACTCCTTCGGAGCTAACTGGATCAATTCGACATATTTCCCTGAGGGCATGTCTCTGTTCCCTGACATCAAAGGGACAGCAGCCAGCTTTCTGACCAGCGCCAGATTGCTGATTGCCGCGCTCGTCGTGGGACTCGCCAGTACGCTCTACGATGGATCCATCTATCCGATCGCCTTGATTGTCTTTACTATTTCGGCAGTCAATTTTTTGATCATCTGCATGTATGAGAGCAGGAAAAACGAGGGGTTGGCTGAGGCGTGATTTGCCGAAAGGTAAACCGATAGCCGGTAGCGAGATTCCGGGGGCGCTTCTAAAATTTCATATTTTGAGGAAACGCCACCGGTCAGCAAACTTCAAATAATTTTAATCGGGTTAAAATCGATGAAATCGGCACAGGCAAAGTGGTAACGGACGCCGTTTTTTTCTCCATAGAAGGGATTAAGCCCCTTCTTCATGCTGTGGACGTGCCCAAAAACACACGCTTCAACACCATACTTCTCAAGCAGCTTTGAAGCCCTGGAGTCCTTAAGATCAATGCCAACGGGAGGATAATGAGTCATGCAGATGCGGTGCTTGGCAGAGAGCGACAGCGCTTTAAGGCTCATCTCAAGCCGCTGCAACTCCCGGGTAAAGATTTTTTCCCGCTCTACCGGATCTTCATTCTTTTCCATCAAGGGTCTGACGGTTTTGTTGTCATGGTAGTCGATACAGCCATCGAAATTATACTCGTCGGTATCCCAAAGGCGCGATCCAGCGACGCTGATATCGTTAAAGTCGAAGGAATCATTTTGAACAAAGTGGAGGCTCTCAGGAGCGATCTCCTTCACTTTGGAGATGGCCGACCACCAGTAATCGTGATTGCCCTTGATCATCACTTTGGTGCCAGGAAGTGAATCGATGAAAACGAGGTCCGGAAGGGCCTCTGTCAAGTGTTTAGCCCACGAAATGTCGCCCGGTATCAGCACAAGGTCATCAGGTCCGATTACCCGGGTCCACTTTTCTTCAATTTTTTTAGGATGGTCGCGCCAGATCTCTCCAAAGACGTCCATATTTTTACCGGACACGCCAAAGGAGAGATGCAGGTCCGCGATAGCGAAGACAGACACTATATTTTCAGCCTCGCCTCATAAGCTTGCCAACCGGCGGTGCGGTAGAGCTCAGCTTCTTTTTTCCTGTCCTGGGCCTCAAGGATACCTCTTCCCACGACAATCACGTCGTTTTGTAAATCCTGAATGGCTTGCTTTGGCGTCAACGTCCTCAAGCCTGAGTGGACATGAGCTTCCTTGATATCGACTCCGGCTGCAAAATGGATAAATGCCGGTTCCTCACTGATCCGCCTTTTTCCGATAAATCCGATAACAAAATCCCTATAATCTTTAGCGATATGTACAGTTTTTTTCATAGTCAGGTCATCTTCTAGCGAACCGGGTGTTCCCATCTCAGAAACGAGCAAGAGACCTCTTCCCAAATCCAGTCCGGCTTTCCTCAGCTTTTCGACAACTCCCGGCCCCGCGATAGGATGAGCACTCACGAGATGAGCCCAATTGGCAATCTTATACATGCCCTGCTCATACTGCCTTGCCACAATGTGACCGGTGTCCGCGAACTTCCTGTCTTCAAATATCAAGAACCTGCCTCTCTTGGCCATATCCTGAAGTTCTAGCAGGAGGTGGATATCAAAATCGTTCACCATATCGATGTGTGTCTTCAAAACGGCGATGTGAGGAGCCAGTTCTTTGACGGTCTTGAGAATATCTTGTTTGGATTGCAAATCTATTGCCAGGGCAAGATTGCTCTTTTTCTCTTCCATGATGAGAAAAAGCTCTCTTGCGGAAGGATTGGCGCTCATCATGGCCCGCTTAATGTAGGGTATTTCTTTCGTCTTCGGCTTTGTTAATGTCAGCATATTCCTCTACCACACAAATTTTTGTTAAAGCAGTAACACAATCCTCAAAGACTGTCCACAAACTGAAATCTTACGATTTGCCTGCCGAATTTTGAGATACCTTCGGTATAAGTTTCGAAACAATTTTCAGCATATTATTCCAATATTATGATTTTTTTTTCGAAGCTTATAACCAAATTCAGCGACAAATCTCACGGATGGGGCATATAGGCAGTCTCTTATCTCAGGCGAAATACCCTTCCTTGCACTATTGTATAAACCGGCCAACCTTTCAAAGTCCAATTCGCATAGGGCGACCATTTGCTTTTGGTCTTCAAAGAGGCCTCATCCACTTTCTGTTCAAGCTCCAGATCAACTAAGACACAGTCGAAATTTCTACCTAAGCTGAAAATATCTTCGAGGTTCAGATGGGTCAATTGAACTATTTTCTCCAGACTGATCTTTTTTTGGTGATAAGCGTTCAAAAGCAGGGGAAGCATCGTCTCAAGGGCAGGAACCCCGGAAGAGGCCTCATGATAGCTTCTTGATTTCTCTTCGATAGTATGCGGGGAGTGAGCCGATCCGATAAAATCCACCGTTCCATCTTTAATGCCTTCCCACAAAGCA encodes:
- the pyrF gene encoding orotidine-5'-phosphate decarboxylase, coding for MLTLTKPKTKEIPYIKRAMMSANPSARELFLIMEEKKSNLALAIDLQSKQDILKTVKELAPHIAVLKTHIDMVNDFDIHLLLELQDMAKRGRFLIFEDRKFADTGHIVARQYEQGMYKIANWAHLVSAHPIAGPGVVEKLRKAGLDLGRGLLLVSEMGTPGSLEDDLTMKKTVHIAKDYRDFVIGFIGKRRISEEPAFIHFAAGVDIKEAHVHSGLRTLTPKQAIQDLQNDVIVVGRGILEAQDRKKEAELYRTAGWQAYEARLKI
- a CDS encoding MFS transporter, whose translation is MFNKETKYLFLIISIFIAACIETDIFLPAMTDMMIYFSVGEDMIQSLLTWNFVGICISCPLYGPLSDAFGRKRPLLIALGLFLVGSILTTTATGFNMMLFGRVLQGLGSGGCFTLGTAIIFDSFQEEKAILAINRINSIVPFIMAGAPMLGGYLNYTFGFRSNFVAIAIVVMGSLSTSLFLFKETLPENARKPFNMRKVASDFKTLSLSIPFWQAILVVCLTFAGYLAFLSTVSVLYVIELGVSKDSIPAFQAALLGTWLIANLACGRAIAKWGAGTVKKTGTALFTAGGVGLLTAAWAAPKDPYLLTGAMTFYSFGANWINSTYFPEGMSLFPDIKGTAASFLTSARLLIAALVVGLASTLYDGSIYPIALIVFTISAVNFLIICMYESRKNEGLAEA
- a CDS encoding metallophosphoesterase gives rise to the protein MSVFAIADLHLSFGVSGKNMDVFGEIWRDHPKKIEEKWTRVIGPDDLVLIPGDISWAKHLTEALPDLVFIDSLPGTKVMIKGNHDYWWSAISKVKEIAPESLHFVQNDSFDFNDISVAGSRLWDTDEYNFDGCIDYHDNKTVRPLMEKNEDPVEREKIFTRELQRLEMSLKALSLSAKHRICMTHYPPVGIDLKDSRASKLLEKYGVEACVFGHVHSMKKGLNPFYGEKNGVRYHFACADFIDFNPIKII